From Salipiger profundus, a single genomic window includes:
- the minC gene encoding septum site-determining protein MinC, translated as MPTEETKSRGAAASVTVRPFQIRGRFLTAFAFRVESTELDAAFYEALDAQLSEMPELLRDAPIILDMDKAPELAEPDAIKGLVAQLRERDFLVFGVQNASAPQLAVAREAGLIPVKVGRDAPMPEQKPSRSRKVDRLLPPDNKLIAAPVRSGQTVYAERGDLTIVGPVSSGAEIVASGSIHVYGPLRGRAIAGAHGDETARIFCQSLDAELLAIAGLYRTSESIQDELRQRSVQVVLNNDRLDVEAFG; from the coding sequence GTGCCGACCGAAGAGACAAAGAGCCGGGGCGCGGCGGCCTCGGTGACGGTAAGGCCGTTCCAGATCAGGGGGCGGTTCCTGACCGCCTTTGCCTTTCGCGTGGAAAGCACGGAGCTGGACGCGGCCTTTTACGAGGCGCTCGATGCGCAGCTGAGCGAAATGCCCGAGCTGCTGCGCGATGCGCCGATCATCCTCGACATGGACAAGGCGCCCGAGCTTGCCGAGCCGGATGCCATCAAGGGGCTTGTGGCCCAGCTGCGCGAGCGGGACTTCCTCGTGTTCGGTGTGCAGAACGCCAGCGCGCCGCAGCTCGCGGTGGCCCGCGAGGCGGGGCTGATCCCGGTCAAGGTCGGACGCGACGCGCCGATGCCGGAGCAGAAGCCCTCGCGGTCGCGCAAGGTCGACCGTCTCCTGCCGCCCGACAACAAGCTGATCGCGGCGCCGGTGCGTTCGGGCCAGACGGTCTATGCCGAACGGGGCGACCTGACCATCGTCGGACCGGTCTCCTCGGGGGCCGAGATCGTGGCGTCGGGCAGCATCCACGTCTACGGTCCGCTGCGGGGTCGTGCCATCGCGGGCGCCCACGGCGACGAGACCGCGCGGATCTTCTGCCAGAGCCTCGACGCGGAGCTGCTGGCGATTGCCGGTCTCTACCGGACGAGCGAGTCGATCCAGGACGAACTGAGGCAGCGCAGCGTACAGGTCGTGCTCAACAACGACAGACTTGATGTGGAGGCGTTCGGATGA
- a CDS encoding D-aminopeptidase translates to MPDLDTAAMNAALDALPKAFPGPGGLVGVMKDGEIVATRAWGYSNTETGTPLTTASRMPICSISKQFTCGVLLAEFGDTTALDAHVAAFLPKFTGPLPTVRQLCDNQSGLRDYWALTILQGGLAEQTFRREDALPLIARMKTGHFAPGTSYSYCNCNYRIVSEIIEQETGTDLETLYRKHIWEPASMSGAVLTSDTRQPADGVIGYEGSDATGFFPADNGIFWIGDAGISASLDDMLAYEAWIDATRDDPDALYTRLSATPRFADGTPAQYGFGLAHETIGGAAFTGHAGALRGFRAYRMTARDERLSVVVLFNHEGDAHEAARRVALAAMGKADPAPAPIETDWDGLWLDEARGLRARITTGRSSATLHYATGAETLTASSRDRLGAPGVTVMREGDALRMERPGENATLSLAPLAEIATADASAIAGRYVSDELEAAMTIEARDGAAYAVFEGMLGQGRRERLAPLAEDVWSLATRRAMDAPAPGDWTLLVQRDDAGQVIGASLGCWLARRVSYRREG, encoded by the coding sequence ATGCCAGACCTCGACACCGCCGCGATGAACGCGGCCCTCGATGCCCTGCCCAAGGCCTTTCCCGGGCCGGGCGGACTGGTCGGCGTCATGAAGGATGGCGAGATCGTCGCCACCCGCGCATGGGGCTACTCCAACACCGAGACCGGCACGCCGCTGACCACCGCCTCGCGGATGCCGATCTGCTCGATCTCCAAGCAGTTCACCTGCGGCGTGCTGCTGGCCGAATTCGGTGACACCACCGCGCTCGATGCCCATGTCGCCGCCTTCCTGCCGAAATTCACGGGCCCCCTGCCCACCGTCCGGCAGCTTTGCGACAACCAGTCCGGCCTGCGCGACTACTGGGCGCTGACCATCCTTCAGGGCGGGCTGGCCGAGCAGACCTTTCGCCGCGAGGACGCGCTGCCGCTCATCGCCCGGATGAAGACCGGCCATTTCGCCCCCGGCACCTCCTATTCCTACTGCAACTGCAACTACCGCATCGTCAGCGAGATCATCGAGCAGGAGACCGGCACCGATCTCGAGACGCTCTACCGCAAGCACATCTGGGAGCCCGCGAGCATGAGCGGGGCCGTGCTGACCTCGGACACGCGGCAGCCGGCGGACGGGGTGATCGGCTACGAGGGCAGCGACGCGACCGGCTTCTTTCCCGCCGACAACGGCATCTTTTGGATCGGCGACGCGGGCATCTCGGCCTCGCTCGACGACATGCTCGCCTACGAGGCCTGGATCGACGCCACCCGCGACGATCCCGACGCGCTCTATACCCGCCTGTCGGCCACACCGCGCTTTGCCGACGGCACGCCCGCGCAATACGGCTTCGGGCTCGCGCATGAGACCATCGGCGGCGCGGCCTTCACCGGCCACGCGGGCGCCCTGCGCGGCTTCCGCGCCTACCGGATGACCGCGCGCGACGAACGGCTGTCGGTCGTCGTGCTGTTCAACCACGAGGGCGATGCCCACGAAGCCGCCCGCCGGGTGGCGCTGGCCGCCATGGGCAAGGCCGACCCCGCGCCCGCGCCCATCGAGACCGACTGGGACGGTCTGTGGCTCGACGAGGCGCGCGGCCTGCGCGCCCGGATCACCACCGGGCGGAGCTCGGCAACGCTGCATTACGCCACCGGCGCTGAGACGCTGACGGCGTCCTCCCGCGACCGGCTCGGGGCGCCGGGCGTCACGGTGATGCGGGAGGGCGATGCTCTGCGGATGGAGCGCCCGGGCGAGAACGCCACGCTCTCGCTCGCACCTTTGGCCGAGATCGCCACGGCGGATGCCTCGGCCATCGCCGGGCGCTACGTCTCGGACGAGCTTGAAGCCGCGATGACCATCGAGGCCCGCGACGGCGCGGCCTATGCGGTCTTCGAGGGGATGCTGGGCCAGGGCCGCCGCGAACGGCTGGCCCCCTTGGCCGAGGACGTGTGGAGCCTTGCCACCCGGCGCGCCATGGACGCCCCGGCGCCGGGCGACTGGACGCTGCTCGTGCAGCGCGACGATGCCGGGCAAGTCATCGGCGCCAGCCTCGGCTGCTGGCTGGCCCGACGGGTAAGCTACCGCCGCGAGGGCTGA
- a CDS encoding N-acetylglucosamine-6-phosphate deacetylase produces MSQTILAKTAWHDGAFRADMILEIADGVLRAIRPTHAGETVDRTVRLAGPALTDLQVNGSGGVMLNSDPSAEAIATIVATQRARGTGWVMPTLITCEAERLARCVDAAIEAWGLPGFLGVHVEGPHLNPARKGTHDAAHIRPFEPATLDQMRRLRDAGIPVMLTLAPECVPEGTIATLAELGVTVSAGHSAASAAQTETALAEGLHCFTHLYNAMPAMESRKPGILGTALASDAYAGIIVDGHHVAFPMVGIACRARPRAGRTFLVSDAMATIGGPDHFELYGQRITLRDGALVNTDGALAGAHVDLVTCLCNTVTEVGLPLEEAYAMAALVPRDAMGLPRPALAPGTPVEEILCLDATLERLPL; encoded by the coding sequence TTGTCCCAGACCATCCTCGCGAAAACCGCCTGGCACGACGGCGCCTTTCGCGCCGATATGATCCTAGAGATCGCGGATGGCGTGCTGCGCGCGATCCGGCCGACACACGCGGGCGAGACCGTCGACCGCACCGTGCGACTGGCAGGGCCGGCGCTGACCGACCTGCAGGTCAACGGCAGCGGCGGGGTGATGCTGAACTCAGATCCTTCGGCCGAGGCGATCGCCACCATCGTCGCCACCCAACGCGCGCGCGGCACCGGCTGGGTCATGCCCACGCTCATCACCTGCGAGGCCGAGCGGCTGGCCCGCTGCGTCGACGCCGCCATCGAGGCCTGGGGGCTGCCGGGGTTCCTCGGGGTGCATGTCGAGGGGCCGCATCTCAACCCCGCGCGCAAGGGCACCCATGACGCGGCCCACATCCGCCCCTTCGAGCCCGCGACGCTCGACCAGATGCGCCGGCTGCGCGACGCGGGCATCCCGGTGATGCTGACGCTGGCGCCGGAATGCGTGCCCGAGGGCACCATAGCCACCCTCGCCGAGCTTGGCGTCACCGTCTCGGCCGGCCACAGCGCCGCGAGCGCCGCGCAGACCGAAACCGCCCTCGCCGAGGGGCTGCACTGCTTCACGCATCTTTACAACGCCATGCCCGCGATGGAGTCGCGCAAGCCCGGCATCCTCGGCACCGCGCTTGCGTCGGACGCCTACGCCGGGATCATCGTCGACGGGCACCACGTGGCCTTTCCGATGGTCGGGATCGCCTGCCGGGCACGGCCCCGCGCCGGGCGGACGTTCCTCGTGTCCGACGCGATGGCAACCATCGGCGGGCCGGATCATTTCGAGCTCTACGGCCAGCGGATCACGCTGCGGGACGGCGCGCTGGTCAATACCGACGGCGCCCTTGCGGGGGCGCATGTCGATCTCGTCACCTGCCTGTGCAACACCGTCACCGAGGTCGGACTGCCGCTGGAAGAGGCTTATGCCATGGCCGCGTTGGTGCCGCGTGACGCAATGGGGCTGCCCCGCCCTGCCCTCGCGCCCGGAACGCCGGTCGAGGAAATCCTCTGCCTGGATGCGACGCTGGAGCGGCTGCCGCTCTGA